The Camelus dromedarius isolate mCamDro1 chromosome 8, mCamDro1.pat, whole genome shotgun sequence genome includes a window with the following:
- the LOC116155792 gene encoding ATP synthase membrane subunit K, mitochondrial-like, whose amino-acid sequence MAGPETDAQFHFTVIKKHFNSHTLTGRMNCVLATHRNTVLTVLYFKLRSKKTPAGKVT is encoded by the coding sequence ATGGCAGGTCCAGAAACTGATGCCCAATTCCATTTCACTGTTATCAAAAAACATTTCAACTCTCACACTCTCACAGGGAGAATGAATTGCGTACTGGCCACACACAGAAACACTGTTTTGACAGTCTTATACTTCAAGTTAAGGTCTAAAAAAACTCCGGCTGGGAAAGTAACATGA